A window of Methylobacterium bullatum genomic DNA:
CGCCCGACGACCGGATCGTGTGGGATGTCGGGCACCAGGCCTATCCGCACAAGATCCTGACCGGGCGGCGCGACCGGATCCGGACGCTGCGCCAGCCGGGCGGCCTGTCGGGCTTCACCAAGCGGTCGGAGAGCGTCTACGACCCGTTCGGGGCGGCGCATTCCTCCACCTCGATCTCGGCGGCGCTCGGCATGGCGGTGGCGCGCGACCTCGACGAGGCCTCGGCCAAGGCCAAGGGCGCGCCCGCGCCCAGGCGCCGCAACATGATCGCGGTGATCGGCGACGGCTCGATGTCGGCGGGCATGGCCTACGAGGCGATGAACAATGCCGGGGCGCTGCATTCGCGCCTGATCGTGATCCTGAACGACAACGACATGTCGATCGCCCCGCCGGTGGGGGCGATGTCGGCCTATTTCGCCAGGCTCGCCTCGGGCGGGACCTATCGCGGCCTGCGCGAGACGGCCAAGCAGCTCGGCAAGCTCCTGCCGAAGGCGATCTACCAGCGCGCCGCGGCGGCGGAAGAGTACGCCCGCTCCCTGGTGGTGGGCGGCGGCACGATGTTCGAGGAGATGGGGTTCCATTACGTCGGCCCGGTCGATGGCCATAACCTCGACCATCTGCTGCCGATCCTGAAGAACGTGCGCGATTCGGACCAGGGCCCGATCCTGCTCCACGTGGTGACGCAGAAGGGCAAGGGCTACGCCCCGGCCGAGGCCTCCGCCGACCGCTATCACGGGGTGGTGAAGTTCGACGTGCTGTCGGGGGTCCAGGCCAAGGCCAAGCCGAACGCGCCGGCCTATACCCGCGTCTTCGGCGAGAGCCTGATCAAGGCGGCGGATGCCGACGACAAGGTGGTGGCGATCACCGCGGCGATGCCGGGCGGCACCGGGATCGACCTGTTCGGCAAGGCGCATCCGGACCGGACCTTCGATGTGGGCATCGCCGAACAGCATGCGGTGACGTTCGCGGGCGGCCTGGCGACGGAGGGCTACAAGCCGTTCGTGGCGATCTACTCGACCTTCCTGCAGCGGGCCTACGACCAGGTCGTGCACGACGTGGCGCTGCAGAACTTAGCTGTACGGTTCTGCCTCGACCGGGCGGGTCTGGTGGGTGCGGACGGGGCGACCCATGCCGGCGCCTTCGATCTCGCCTATCTGTGCTGCCTGCCGAACATGGTGGTGATGGCGGCCTCCGACGAGGCCGAGCTGGTCCACATGGTGGCGACCCAGCACGCCCATGACAGCGGCCCGATCGCCCTGCGCTACCCGCGCGGCGAGGGGGTGGGCGTGGACCTGCCCGAGCGCGGCGTGCCGCTTCCCATCGGCAAGGGCCGGATCGTCAAGCGCCCCGAGGGGGCGCGGGTGGCGCTGCTGAGCCTGGGCACGCGTCTGTCTGAGGCGCTGAAGGCGGCCGACCTTCTAGAGACGGCGGGGATCGCCGTGAGCGTGGCGGATGCGCGCTTCGCCAAGCCGCTCGACGAGGCGATGATCCTGGATCTGGCGGCGAGCCACGAGGTCCTGGTCACCCTGGAAGAGGGTTCGGTGGGCGGCTTCGGCGCAATGGTGCTGCATCTCCTGTCGGAGAAGGGCGCTCTCGACAGCGGCCGGGTGCGGGTGCGGACGCTGACGCTGCCGGACACCTACCAGGACCACAACAGCCCGGAGGCGATGTACGCCGAGGCCGGCCTCGACGCCGACGGCATCGTCAGGATCGTCCAGGCCGCTCTGCCCGAACAGAAGGCACGCAGTGGTGCCAAGCTCGTGAGCATCGGCAACGGCCAGCGCTGACCGGACGACAAACACGAGAACCCGGCATCGCGGCTCGCCTTCTGCGACGGCCATGATGCCGTGCGAGGCATTCGCATCCTCAACGGCGCCCTGCGCCGAGGATGCGATGGCCGGCTACTTGATGACCGAGCAGGCGAGACGGGCGCCTGCCCCGCCGATGGGCTGGCTGGTATGGTCGTCCTCGTTGGCGTGGATGATGAAGGCCGAACCGTCGGCATCCTTCAACCCGCCCTCGCCCGTGAGCGGCGTCTCGCTCGACACCTCCGCATTCACCGAGCCATCGGCATTGGCATAGACGTTGGGCAGGTCGCCCTCGTCAGGCCCTTCCGGGTTGAGCAGGCCGTGCTTGCTCTGGTCGTGATTCACGTGAGCCTTCGACTTCTCGAACTTCTCCATGTCCGAGCAATCGGCCACGGCGTGGAAGTGAATGCCGTGCCAGCCGGGAGGCAGTCCGCCGGGCTGGATCGCCAGACGCAGCACCAGGGCGCTGGCTCCATCGCGGATGGTGACCGTTCCGATCGGTTCGCCCTTCGTGTTGACGACCTTGCTCTCGTAGGTCTGCGGAGCGGTATTTGCCGCCGGGGCAGGCGCCTGCGCGAGGGCGGGCGCGACGCCGCCCACCAGGGCGAGGACCGACAGGAATCGTCTCATGGCGTTTCTCCTCTCCACGCCGGGGCGAATGTGGAGCTCTGCAAGGAAAATCCCGGCCGCGACCGTGTCCGACGACGATGGCCCGGGCAAGGCTGTCGTCGCGGTCGAGTCGGGTTGCCATGTGTGTCGGCCGAGCCCGGACGGCAACCGCATCCGGACGCCGAAGCAGGTCCGGTGCGGGGCATCCCCATGGGGCATCCACCCAAACGGAATGCCGATTAACATAGCATCGTGGACGCCATCGCAAGCTTTCGTTAAGCTGACATATCAGTCCGACAGCGATTGCCGGGCGGCGCGTGCGGAGGTGGAACGCCGATTTGCGTCCGATCTCTCGGCACCAGCCTGGAGAGAGTCGATGCCAATGCCTCTTCATCGGTTTTCGACCATCGTTTCGGCCCTCGGCCTGTCGGCGCTCTGTGCGATGCCGATGATCGAGGCCGTTTCCGCTCAGGACGCGCCCGTCGCCAAAGACGCGACGCCCGCTCCCGCCGGCCGTGCATGGACCGATCCGCCCGATCGGAAGGCCCCACCCTCGCCCGTCGCCGGGCGCGAGGAGAGCAAGCAGCAGGATGTCGGGAAGGCTGGCGCGACGGCCCGTGCCGGGAAGGCGGCGCGAAACCGCCGTGACGCGGCCGCCAGAATCCGGCCCGCCCCGGCCAGTCGGCATGCGAGCACGAAGGCGCCCGGCCACAGGATCGCCCGACGCTTGGTCCCCGCCGGACGCGAGACCATCCGGCCCGTTGCCGTCAGGGCGACCGCCAGCAGGGTGGCGAGAGACGGGAACTGGACCGTCCGTGCCTTTCAGCCGAACTACGAGGACACTCCCGGCTATCGCTATGGCTACCTCTCGGAAGAGGGGCCGGCCTATCGCCGCCGGGATGACGGGGACAGGGATTATCAATCCGCCCGCCTGAGGGAGGCCCGCGAGGCGGGCTATCTCGTCGTCCGCACCAATGATCCCCGCACGATGCGCGGACGCCCCTTCGAGACTCTCCGCGAGCCCCAGGATCGGGGCGATCCCGAAGACTGATCATGCGCGTCGGGCTTCACCGTCGGCGTTCCCGACTGGGCTTGCGCATGATTCTGCCCATGCAAAAACCCTCGCAGGCAGGAGCCGGCGAGGCATTCCGAGATCGCGGGTGAAGCGGAGGCCGCGCTAGCGAAGGCGGCCGGGGCGTGCCGGCTCGAAGACGATCCGGCGGTGAAACGCACACCAGCTCTTGCCGTCGGGCGCAGGCGCGCCGCAGCAGACGGCACGATCGTTCGGCTCGCCGATGATGAACTTGCAGACGAAGGCGCCCGACTGTGCGAAGGGAACGCGCAATTCGGCCGATGGTTCGGCAATGGCGTCAGCATCGCCGATCTGTGACAGGCGAACGAGTTGATTCATGTAAAACGTACTCGCAGGATCTGCGTCTCTGGCGGGCGCACGCCCGGTGGGACCGTGGATTGAAATCCGCCGTACGAACGGTCCTTCCGCCACGAGGCACGACGATGCCCCGGTTGCTTCCGATCCGCCACGTGACTTTATGGGAAGCCACGATACGACGCTGTCATGATGTCACTGTATCTAGGGATCTTTCGCCCTTAAACAAGTCTCGACGTATCGACGTGCTGCCGCGCACAGATTATGGCGTCTTTCGGCTTGGGTCGAGGTCGTGTTCCCCTCTTCTAGCGCCGAATCTCTTTCTTTTTCGAAAATGCCGGCTTTCCGAATCACTTGTCGCCGGCCGAGGCCGCGCAGTGATTCGCTGGCCGCACGGGTGTTCGAGTCTCTCGAGCTCCCCCGCTCACGCCCGACACAACGAAAAACCCCATGCGCCGGGCGGCACATGGGGTCTGGTCGGTGTTCGAAACCGTGGTCCGGCCCGCTCGCGGCGAGCGGGGCCCCGCCTGCTTACTTGAGCAGCTTGACCAGGGCCTTGCCGGCCGGGGTCTTCAGCTCGGCGGCATCGAGGGTGCCGTCGTTGTCCGGATCGGCCGCCTTGAAGCGGGACTCGACCAGGGCGAGGTACTCTTTCTTGTCGAGGGTGCCGTCCTTGTCCGGATCGGCTTCCGCGATCACCTTCTTGCCGCCGCGACCCTTGAGCTCCTTGGCGTCGAGGGTGCCGTCCTTGTCGCCTTCGAGGGCGTCGAACTTGGCGCTGGCGACGGCCTGGACTTCCTTCAGGTCGATCGTGTCGTCATTGTCGGTGTCGATCATCGAGATGATCTTGTTGCCCTTGGCGGAGGCCGGGGTGGCGACGGCGAAGGGAACGGCCAGGGCGGCGATGGCAAGGAAAAGAGGGAGCTTTGACCGGTTGAGCATGCGTAAACCTCCTAATTGCGTCAGCGTTGTGGAACTATCACAGGCTTTTGCAGATGCGAAGGTGCTCTATTGCAAGGCAGCGGCCCGTACCTGGGGCGGCTGTGGATGACAGACCCTCCGATACCGGCGGATCGGAGCCACAAACGGCACGTGCACACGACACATGCCACTGATGACGGATTGATTTTCCCTACTCCTCCATGAAGGAGCGATGTCGTGGGAAGCAATGAAGGACATGATCCATCACTATGTTGCAGCCCGTCATGGAAACCGGCCGTCGTCTTCTGAGGCGCATCTGGCGTTGGGCCGTCTTCAGGGGGACGGGATTCAAGTACCGGGATTTCGAATCGGCCTTCGAGCGAGGCGATTGGCCGACGATCCTGACACGGGCCCGTGATGGCGAGCGACTCAAGAAAAGCCCGTCGATGATGGGCATGTTCATCCGCGCCGCCGGCGAGATGCGCGACGTCGAAGCATTGGCCTGGGCCGAAAGCCAGTGCCTGGGCGCGCGATGGTCGACGCGGGATCGGTATGCGGTGAGCCAGAGGTTCCTGATGCTCGGCGAAGCGGCTGCCGCATGGGCGGTCTTCACCGCCGATGCGGCAGTGATGGCCGAGGCGAGATTCGCGCATCAGGCGAAATCGTTTCTCCCCCATACCAAGGATGCCGCCCTCCGCTCGGAGATTAAGGCGGCCATGGCGAAGGTCGTCCCTGTCGGGTCTTCCGCTGCGGCTGCCGTCGCGAAGGCGGCGGCCACGACGATTCGATTTCCGTTCTCCGGCTCCGGGCAGCGGATTCAGGGCTCCGTCGAGATCCGGTCGAGCGAGCGCACCCCGCCGCGCCATGCCATCAAGATCGCCGCCGATATCGAGAGCTTCCGGACCAAGGTCGCCCGGGCAAAGCCGCCCGAGATCATCGAGCACCGGGAGGTGTTCGTGGACCGGAACGGCCAGATCTGGAAGGAGGACGGCAGCGTCATCGTCTCGAAGGGAACACCCGTTTCCGGTCTGTCGCGCACGGAGGTGCCAGGCATCGCCACAGGCTTCTTCGCCATCAAGAGTACGCGCGGAATTTATCACTGGCTGGTGGATCGCCTGCCGCTCTTTGCTTGGATGCTGAAGGACGGGGCGCCGGATGCGGCGATCCTCCTGAGCGACCAGGCCCCCTCCTTCGAGAAGGAGACCCTGCGTCTGGCCGGCCTGCCCCAGACGGTGGTGGATGTCGGCGATGCGGTCTTCGTCCAGCGGCTGCTGATCGCCCGCAGCGGCATGCAGGGTTTCAGCTATTGGGACCAGGTGGCACCCGTCATAGAGCGGGTGAAGCGGTCCGCCCGGGCGATCGCCGCGCAGGAAAACGTGAGCGCCGGCGATGCGATCTACATTTCCCGCCGCGATTCGAGCCGGCGGGTCATGAGGAACGAAGCCGAACTCGAGGCGCAGATCACGGCCAGGGGCTATGTGGGCATCGCCCTCGGGACCATGCCCCTCTGGCAGCAGGTCTTCCTCGTCTCGTCGGCTAAGCGGATCGTCGCTCCTCATGGGGCAGGGTTGGCGCATATCGTCTTCTCGGAGCCCGGAACCCACATCACCGAGATCGTGCCGGTCCAGGACGGGACCTACTTCCTGCGTCTGAACTATGCCCGGCTCAGCATCGTGATGGGGCACCGCTATCGGGGCTGGCTCGAGCCTCACCACGGCGCCATGGACAGCTGGACCGTGGATGCCCCGGCCTTCATCGGTTATCTCGACGAGCGGCCCGGCGATGCGGCCGCTCACGGTCGCGTGGAGGATGCCGGCGACCGGTCCCGGATGGGGTGAAGGATCCCTTGTCCGGCGGCGGATCACGCGATTGTTGGACGCGTCCCGACGAATGCACGCCCTCATTCCGGCCACGTCGTTGCAGCAAGGGCTGCGTTCATGAGAGACACCCGGCACCGGCATGGGGGCCGGGCTCGGTCGGCCGGGTCGAAGCGTTCGGCTAAGTCTTTGTCGAGGCGCGATGTATCGATGGGGGCTGTTGCGTCCTCGCGTGACGCGGCATTAGATTTCGGGTTGGGAGATCGGGATTGGGCGCTCGACCGGGAACACGTTCAGTGAAGGGCTGTCCACCGGTCTGCGGGCGAGATGGTTCATGCTGATCTTGGAGAACGTCTGGGTCAGGTCGCTCCAGTCGCGGTCGCATGCGGTTCTGTGCGGCCTCTCCGGGGTCATCCCGACGAACCGTCGCGTCGGCATCCTCTGCGCCTCGAAGATCGAGCGCCGTGCGTTCAGCGACCTCATCGCGGGGGTGCGGCAGCCCGCCATAGGCAAGGTGCGGCGCGAGGCGGACATATCGAGTCCCGTCGGTCGCATGGCTGGGATCGTCGCGCTCCATACTCTGAGGCGGAACTGCGTGTTCGCGGCCAAGATGCACCGCATCGAGCCGGGGAGCCTGATCAAATTCGTCGCCTTCGTGGCCAATATCGATGCCTTCATGGACGTGCCCTACAAGCACGTGCCCGCCGATATCGCCGTGGCGTTTCGGTATGCCCTGTCCTACGGGCTGCCCTACGAGACCTACTTCGTCGACGGTGACATTCTTCCACAAACGGCTGAGTTCACCGACCGTTTCGCCAGCGTGATCAAGCAACGCTCGGCCATGAGCGGCTTCATCGTCATTTCGTCGAACGTCGCCCAGGTGCGGGAGTTTTGCGACATCGTCGGCGTGGTACAGGCCGATAAGATCGTCCTCTACTCCAATGCTCAGCGGGCCATCCACGAATACATGAGGCTGGTCGACCTCAACAAGCCCGACGTCGATGCCACCGAGACCTTGCTGGCGCGGATCCGTCGCGCCCTGAAGCT
This region includes:
- the dxs_2 gene encoding 1-deoxy-D-xylulose-5-phosphate synthase, with product MSRIETSILDGLDETSALRALPESQLQAVADAVRQEMIDAVSVTGGHLGSGLGVVELTVALHHVFETPDDRIVWDVGHQAYPHKILTGRRDRIRTLRQPGGLSGFTKRSESVYDPFGAAHSSTSISAALGMAVARDLDEASAKAKGAPAPRRRNMIAVIGDGSMSAGMAYEAMNNAGALHSRLIVILNDNDMSIAPPVGAMSAYFARLASGGTYRGLRETAKQLGKLLPKAIYQRAAAAEEYARSLVVGGGTMFEEMGFHYVGPVDGHNLDHLLPILKNVRDSDQGPILLHVVTQKGKGYAPAEASADRYHGVVKFDVLSGVQAKAKPNAPAYTRVFGESLIKAADADDKVVAITAAMPGGTGIDLFGKAHPDRTFDVGIAEQHAVTFAGGLATEGYKPFVAIYSTFLQRAYDQVVHDVALQNLAVRFCLDRAGLVGADGATHAGAFDLAYLCCLPNMVVMAASDEAELVHMVATQHAHDSGPIALRYPRGEGVGVDLPERGVPLPIGKGRIVKRPEGARVALLSLGTRLSEALKAADLLETAGIAVSVADARFAKPLDEAMILDLAASHEVLVTLEEGSVGGFGAMVLHLLSEKGALDSGRVRVRTLTLPDTYQDHNSPEAMYAEAGLDADGIVRIVQAALPEQKARSGAKLVSIGNGQR
- the sodC gene encoding Superoxide dismutase [Cu-Zn], producing MRRFLSVLALVGGVAPALAQAPAPAANTAPQTYESKVVNTKGEPIGTVTIRDGASALVLRLAIQPGGLPPGWHGIHFHAVADCSDMEKFEKSKAHVNHDQSKHGLLNPEGPDEGDLPNVYANADGSVNAEVSSETPLTGEGGLKDADGSAFIIHANEDDHTSQPIGGAGARLACSVIK